The sequence below is a genomic window from Patescibacteria group bacterium.
TTAGCTGAAGAAGAAATAAAAATTGGTAAAAGTAAATATCCTGTTATTTTTTTTAGAACTTGGTTTCAGTCAAAGTGTCCGCTTTATTTAATCTATAATAAAGAATTTTTTGAGCGCCAAAAAATGTACGGAGAAAAAGATGATAACTTAAGGTTTCTCTTCTTTGATAAAGCTGTTTTAAAAATGGTTAAGAGACTTAATCTAGAGCTTGATCTAATACATTGCCATGACTGGCAGAGTGGCCTTATTCCTAATTTTATAAAAAAATCTAAAAATAAAAAACTCTCTAGTATAGCCACTCTCTACACTATTCATAATCTCCCTTTTCAATTCCAACAAGACTGGTGGAGAGTCTCAAAAAAAAATAAAGATCATGGTCGAGGCCGACCTAAAATTCAAGATAAAAGAAAAATAAAATACATTAATTTTGCTCATCGAGCCATTAAAAACTCTGATATTATAAACACTGTCTCCCAGCGCTACGCCAAAGAAATATTAACTCATAAATTTGCTCAGGGACTAGACAAAATTTTAAAAGAGAGAAAAAAAGATATATATGGTATTATTAACGGTATTGATTACACAGTTTTTAACCCAGCCTTTGATAAGAATATAAACTATAATTATGATTGGAATTCCCTGGATAAAAAAAAGAAAAATAAAATAGTATTACAAAAAGAAGTCGGTCTGGAAAAAAAAGCAGAAACTCCTATTATCGGCTTAGTTCACCGCCTGACAGAGCAAAAAGGTTTTGACTTAATCTTACAAATAATTGAATATCTTTTAAAACTTAATTTACAGATCATAGTTGTCGGCTCGGGTAATAAATCTTATATAAAATCCTTTAAAAAATTATCCCGTAAAAAACCGAAAAAAATTGCTATTTACGCTCCTTTCACCGAGAAAATGGCCTCGCGAGTTTATGCTGGCTCTGATATGTTTCTTATGCCTTCACGCTATGAACCCTGCGGTATTTCTCAGCTTATTAGTATGCGTTATGGTTCTATACCCATAGTCCATGAAACCGGTGGGCTTTCTGATACTATTACCAATTATAATCCCCGCACAGCCAAAGGCAATGGTTTTAAATTCTCCCGCTACAGCAAAGAAGATCTTTTAATGGCTATCGTCAGAGCTTTGGAAAATTTTAAACACCGTAAATCATGGGAACATTTAACCTGGCAGGCTATGAGGCTTTCTTTTTCCTGGGAATTACCCGCTAAAAAATATTTAGCTCTTTACCGCAAAGCTGTAGATAAACATAAAAAAATAAAAAAATGATTTGGTCTAACCTGCTTCACATCTATCAGCCACCCAACTGGGATAAAAAAATTATTAAAAAAGTAGCTAAAGAAAGTTATCAGCCAATTTTAAATATATTAGAAAAAAATCCAGCTATTAAAATTACCCTCAATATTAACGCCTCATTAACTGAACAATTAGTTGCCTGCGGTTATAAAAATATTATTAATCAGATCAAAAATTTAGCCCAAAAAGAACAAATTGAATTCACACACAGTGCCAAATTTCATTTAATACTGCCGCTTTATTCCTTAAAAACAATTGAAAGGCAAATTCGTCTTAACCAAAAAACAAATTTAAAATATTTCGGTAAAGTTTATCAGCCTAAAGGTTTTTTCCCGCCGGAAATGGCCTGGCATAATAAGTTAATCCCTATTCTGAAAAAATTTGCTATCGAGTGGGTAGCTCTAGATGAAATTTGCGCTCGGGGAGATCTAGGGAAAATTAGCTTTGACCAGGGTTATCAATCAAAAAAGGAAAATATTAAATTTATCTTCCGCAACCGCAAGATTAGCGACTACTTTATTTTTGAACCAGAGACAAAAAATATAAATAAATTTTTCAGCAATATTAAAAAAGAAAAAAGAGGCCAAAAAATACTAATTTCAGCCATGGACGGTGAAAATCTGGGGCATCATCGGCCTGGAGCTGATAAAATCTGGCAAAAATTAATGACAAATAAAAAAGTTAAATCAATGAATTATACTTCATTACTAAAAGAATACAATCAATTTAAAAAAATAAAATCAGTTCCAGGCAGCTGGTCTTCAGAAGTAAAAGAAATTAAAAATAATATTCCTTATGCTTTATGGAAAAATCATAATAACCCGATACACAAAATACAGTGGCAGTTAAATAATAAGGTAATCTCCTTGTTTAAGTTAGCCAAAAAAAGAAAAGATAAAAATATTCACAAAACTCAAAAAATGCTTGATCGAGCCCTGGCCTCTGATAAATTTTGGTGGGCTTCTATGCGGCCTTGGTGGGACTATGAAATAATTATCAGAGAGTCAAAAGAATTATATAATGTTATTTTAGCTTTAGAAAGTTTGAAGACCGAAGAAAAAAAATCAGCTAAGAAAATATTTAAAGAATTAAAAGAAAACACAACCAAATATGAAAAACAAGGCTTAGCAAAAGAAAATATTAAAAAATATTTAAATAAAATCGGATTTATCCCTAAAATGGGAGGAGAAAAAATAATTTAAAAAACATATGTATTGGGCCAATTTTTTACACATTTATCAACCACCCACTCAAAAACCTTATTGGGTAAAAAAAATCGCTAACGAAGCTTATCGCAAGATTATAGCTGGTTTAAAAGAAAACCCTGAAGCTAAATTAACTCTTAATGTTAGTGCTGTTCTTTTAGAACTTTTTGAAGAAAACAACCTCATGGATATAATCAATGATCTTAGGAAATTAATAAAAAAAGGACAAGTAGAGCTTACCGGCAGTGCTAAATACCATCCTCTTTTACCAAAATTGCCTGAAGATGAAATAATAAGGCAAATAGAAATTAACAAAGAAACTCATAAAAAATATTTTGGAGATTTATTTGAAGCCAAGGGTTTTTTCCCGCCGGAAATGGGTTACTCTGACAAGGTAGCTAAAGTAGCGGAGAAAATGGGTTTTGATTGGGTTATTGTTGATGAACTTTCTTTCCCGGAAAATAAAGGAGAAATTGATTATTCTAAAATATACCAGGTAAAAAATACTAAAGATTTTAAAATATTTTTTCGCGAGAGAAAAATGAGCTGGAAAATTCTTTCTGGACAATATGGCACTGGAAATTTACTAATTAATAGCCTGGGGGAAAGGCTTAAAAAAAATGAATACTTATTAACAGCTATGGACGGCGAAACTTTTGGTCATCACCGGCCCGGTATGGAACACCTTCTTTTTGAAATCTATGAGTCTAAAAAATTAAAAACTGTCTTAATTTCTGAACTACCCCAA
It includes:
- a CDS encoding UvrB/UvrC motif-containing protein gives rise to the protein MYWANFLHIYQPPTQKPYWVKKIANEAYRKIIAGLKENPEAKLTLNVSAVLLELFEENNLMDIINDLRKLIKKGQVELTGSAKYHPLLPKLPEDEIIRQIEINKETHKKYFGDLFEAKGFFPPEMGYSDKVAKVAEKMGFDWVIVDELSFPENKGEIDYSKIYQVKNTKDFKIFFRERKMSWKILSGQYGTGNLLINSLGERLKKNEYLLTAMDGETFGHHRPGMEHLLFEIYESKKLKTVLISELPQIFKKREKIKPQPSTWALMEKDLERNAPFSRWEDPGNKIHQKQWQLQNLAIDSFKKYSGDDPAVKKIRHLLDRALHSDQFWWASAKPWWSLEMIEAGAKELNGVVQNLNKAPDKIKEKAKELYHEIVFTGFEWQRNGTVENLSKQEDEEIRQHTDDALPKMPKKEIDKIINNLKKEIKAVVEKEEYERAAQLRDRIKELKNYEKKK
- a CDS encoding glycogen/starch synthase; the encoded protein is MNKKLKILIVSPEISPYAKTGGLGDVANALPKALAKMEEDVSLVMPYYSFIKKQKLKTKKLAEEEIKIGKSKYPVIFFRTWFQSKCPLYLIYNKEFFERQKMYGEKDDNLRFLFFDKAVLKMVKRLNLELDLIHCHDWQSGLIPNFIKKSKNKKLSSIATLYTIHNLPFQFQQDWWRVSKKNKDHGRGRPKIQDKRKIKYINFAHRAIKNSDIINTVSQRYAKEILTHKFAQGLDKILKERKKDIYGIINGIDYTVFNPAFDKNINYNYDWNSLDKKKKNKIVLQKEVGLEKKAETPIIGLVHRLTEQKGFDLILQIIEYLLKLNLQIIVVGSGNKSYIKSFKKLSRKKPKKIAIYAPFTEKMASRVYAGSDMFLMPSRYEPCGISQLISMRYGSIPIVHETGGLSDTITNYNPRTAKGNGFKFSRYSKEDLLMAIVRALENFKHRKSWEHLTWQAMRLSFSWELPAKKYLALYRKAVDKHKKIKK